A single Phytohabitans houttuyneae DNA region contains:
- a CDS encoding carbohydrate ABC transporter permease: MLLVAALLYAPFLYTMVLSFTEYDGLNSPQWVGVENFTRFFDDPALTTSLRNTLMWVVGTTVVPVGLGLLVAVLSFGIKGGTLLRLPFMLPYALSGAGLAVIWSFILQSGGAANDVLGFLHLPGAETSFLQEEPWNTLAMIVAWTWQQTGVNALLFLVGLQSIPKEPLEAARLDGAGGWSLFRHVTWPLLAPLTTVVVGLALVASLKTFDIVWVMTQGGPGRNSETLAVTMYRDAFVAGEYGYGSSVALVLTLTTGAITLAYLRRQVKSREALG, translated from the coding sequence GTGCTGCTCGTCGCCGCGCTGCTCTACGCGCCCTTTCTCTACACGATGGTGCTGAGCTTCACCGAGTACGACGGGCTCAACTCGCCGCAGTGGGTCGGGGTGGAAAACTTCACCCGGTTCTTCGACGACCCGGCGCTGACCACCTCGCTGCGCAACACGCTGATGTGGGTGGTCGGCACCACCGTCGTGCCGGTGGGGCTCGGCCTGCTGGTCGCGGTGCTGAGCTTCGGGATCAAGGGCGGCACGCTGCTGCGGCTGCCGTTCATGCTGCCGTACGCGCTGTCCGGCGCCGGCCTCGCGGTCATCTGGAGCTTCATCCTCCAGAGCGGAGGAGCGGCAAACGACGTGCTCGGCTTCCTGCACCTGCCGGGCGCGGAGACCTCGTTCCTGCAGGAGGAGCCGTGGAACACGCTCGCCATGATCGTGGCGTGGACCTGGCAGCAGACCGGCGTCAACGCGCTGCTCTTCCTCGTCGGCCTCCAGTCGATCCCGAAGGAGCCCCTGGAGGCGGCCCGGCTCGACGGCGCCGGCGGCTGGTCGCTCTTCCGGCACGTCACGTGGCCGCTGCTCGCTCCGCTCACCACCGTCGTGGTGGGCCTCGCGCTGGTGGCCAGCCTGAAGACGTTCGACATCGTGTGGGTGATGACCCAGGGCGGCCCGGGACGCAACTCGGAGACGCTCGCCGTGACGATGTACCGGGACGCGTTCGTCGCCGGCGAGTACGGCTACGGCTCGTCCGTCGCGCTCGTGCTCACGCTCACCACCGGCGCCATCACGCTGGCCTACCTGCGCCGCCAGGTCAAGAGTCGGGAGGCACTGGGATGA
- a CDS encoding carbohydrate ABC transporter permease codes for MTRRIVLGAMGLVWLIPVYLLLVNAFRPSTRYDADRIWVPDSDFGFFDNVKLAWDAAGLGPSILSTLLYSVLSPAAAVVVGAMAGFAIVVLRLKAGFWWFMLLFGGTIFPIQMLIIPLFISYSSADLYDRRTGLVLVYTAICVPLAALVMRSFFTGIAYTIYEAARVDGASVWRIFWRVYLPLAVPALGAVLILEFAFVWNDLLFGLTLSQDETVRPVMTALSSLSSAYSGSTVPVVLAAGLVMSLPTVLVFLGAQRIFARGLTLGQY; via the coding sequence ATGACCCGCCGGATCGTGCTGGGCGCGATGGGCCTCGTGTGGCTGATCCCCGTCTACCTGCTGCTGGTAAACGCGTTCCGGCCGAGCACGCGGTACGACGCCGACCGCATCTGGGTACCGGACAGCGACTTCGGCTTCTTCGACAACGTCAAGCTGGCCTGGGACGCCGCGGGCCTCGGCCCCAGCATCCTCAGCACCCTGCTGTACAGCGTGCTCTCGCCGGCCGCCGCGGTGGTGGTCGGCGCGATGGCCGGGTTCGCCATCGTGGTCCTGCGGCTGAAGGCCGGGTTCTGGTGGTTCATGCTGCTGTTCGGCGGCACCATCTTCCCGATCCAGATGCTGATCATCCCGCTGTTCATCAGCTACAGCAGCGCCGACCTGTACGACCGGCGCACCGGTCTGGTGCTCGTCTACACCGCGATCTGCGTGCCGCTGGCTGCGCTCGTCATGCGCAGCTTCTTCACCGGCATCGCGTACACCATCTACGAGGCGGCCCGGGTCGACGGCGCGTCCGTGTGGCGCATCTTCTGGCGGGTGTACCTGCCGCTGGCCGTCCCGGCGCTCGGGGCGGTGCTGATCCTGGAGTTCGCGTTCGTCTGGAACGACCTGCTCTTCGGCCTCACCCTGTCCCAGGACGAGACCGTCCGGCCGGTGATGACCGCCCTCTCCTCCCTCTCCAGCGCCTACTCCGGCTCGACGGTGCCGGTCGTGCTCGCCGCCGGCCTGGTCATGTCGCTGCCGACCGTGCTGGTGTTCCTCGGCGCCCAGCGCATCTTCGCCCGGGGCCTGACCCTGGGCCAGTACTGA
- a CDS encoding glycoside hydrolase family 38 C-terminal domain-containing protein — protein sequence MTSRLLRASLGSPGYDDMRATLRSAGATTVAGDVRVACLPLFQGDPLRQAIRVTGAPEQARVTVRDGDTLVGEGRAGADVWVPEVDTPRTVGIAVEGVGEAAFVITPQRKWTVHVVHHSHLDIGYTDRQGVVLRNHLEYLDSALDLAAATERWPDEARFRWTVESALPVRRWLDSRDRAAVDRFVALARDGRIEVTAMPFQLHTEACSVEELHRMLRFTDDLRERHGIPITSAMHTDVPGAVVGFVDALAAGGVRYLSAAHNWAGRSVPFLTGGQDLGRPFWWRSPAGERILVWFTDTAHGMAYMEGNVVGIAESFAAASSLLPGYLWSLANRPVPYRKEAFGWSGLDGVELHKPPYPHDVLHLRVQGGNADNAGPSIVPPSVVREWNATYAWPKLRMSTNSAFFEDAERRLGEAIPEHSGDWTDWWADGLGSGARPLGYARRAQHAVRHAETLHALAGSPATAEVDAVYDKLGLFDEHTWGAANPWHDHEDGFDSGGLQWARKCEMAYSGADDAEDLRHAGAHRLGARLAPAGGALASYLIANLGPADRTDLAEVFLPASVVPLDDLVSIVDARTGSAVPHHEEAVRPEDWPTRPAGRRLSFVLADVPAVGHARIDVVAGTGPAVAEELDTWQIENEYYRVNVDPREGTLTSIFDKRAGRELVNAAGYAGMNQYVHERYSTAPHVNHLSGHIEAPRGTLPCWPAARSAAAPRCCARSARPWGRPSRSSWTPTARAGCAPPSRSPRAWPGSTSPTACTRTARRPRRASSSRSPSRCRHRSPGS from the coding sequence GTGACAAGTCGGCTGCTGCGGGCGAGCCTCGGCTCGCCGGGCTACGACGACATGCGCGCCACCCTGCGAAGCGCCGGAGCGACGACCGTCGCCGGCGACGTGCGGGTCGCCTGCCTCCCGCTCTTCCAGGGCGACCCGCTGCGCCAGGCGATCCGCGTGACCGGCGCCCCCGAACAGGCACGGGTGACGGTCCGCGACGGCGACACGCTCGTCGGCGAGGGCCGGGCCGGCGCCGACGTGTGGGTGCCCGAAGTGGACACCCCGCGCACGGTCGGGATCGCGGTGGAAGGGGTGGGGGAGGCCGCCTTCGTCATCACCCCGCAGCGCAAGTGGACGGTCCACGTCGTACACCACTCGCACCTGGACATCGGCTACACCGACCGGCAGGGCGTGGTGCTCCGCAACCACCTGGAGTACCTGGACTCCGCGCTCGACCTCGCCGCCGCCACCGAGCGGTGGCCGGACGAGGCGCGCTTCCGCTGGACCGTCGAGTCCGCCCTGCCGGTGCGGCGGTGGCTCGACTCGCGGGACCGCGCGGCGGTCGACCGCTTCGTGGCGCTGGCCCGGGACGGGCGCATCGAGGTCACCGCGATGCCGTTCCAGCTGCACACCGAGGCGTGCTCGGTCGAGGAGCTGCACCGGATGCTCCGCTTCACCGACGACCTGCGCGAGCGGCACGGCATCCCCATCACCTCGGCGATGCACACCGACGTGCCCGGCGCCGTCGTCGGCTTCGTCGACGCCCTCGCCGCGGGCGGCGTGCGGTACCTGTCCGCGGCGCACAACTGGGCCGGCCGCTCGGTGCCGTTCCTCACCGGCGGGCAGGACCTGGGGCGGCCGTTCTGGTGGCGGTCGCCGGCCGGCGAGCGGATCCTCGTCTGGTTCACCGACACCGCGCACGGCATGGCGTACATGGAGGGCAACGTCGTCGGCATCGCGGAGAGCTTCGCCGCGGCGAGCTCCCTGCTGCCCGGCTACCTGTGGTCCCTGGCCAACCGTCCGGTGCCGTACCGCAAGGAGGCGTTCGGCTGGAGCGGCCTGGACGGGGTCGAGCTGCACAAGCCGCCGTACCCGCACGACGTGCTGCACCTGCGCGTGCAGGGCGGCAACGCGGACAACGCCGGCCCGTCGATCGTCCCGCCGTCCGTGGTGCGGGAGTGGAACGCCACGTACGCCTGGCCGAAGCTGCGCATGTCGACGAACAGCGCGTTCTTCGAGGACGCCGAGCGGCGGCTCGGGGAGGCCATCCCCGAGCACAGCGGCGACTGGACCGACTGGTGGGCCGACGGGCTCGGCTCCGGCGCGCGGCCGCTCGGGTACGCCCGCCGCGCCCAGCACGCCGTCCGGCACGCCGAGACCCTCCACGCGCTGGCCGGCTCGCCGGCCACGGCCGAGGTGGACGCCGTCTACGACAAGCTCGGCCTCTTCGACGAGCACACCTGGGGCGCGGCCAACCCGTGGCACGACCACGAGGACGGCTTCGACTCCGGCGGCCTGCAGTGGGCGCGCAAGTGCGAGATGGCCTACTCGGGCGCGGACGACGCCGAGGACCTGCGGCACGCCGGCGCCCACCGGCTCGGCGCCCGCCTCGCGCCGGCGGGTGGCGCGCTCGCCTCGTACCTCATCGCCAACCTCGGCCCCGCGGACCGCACCGACCTCGCGGAGGTCTTCCTCCCCGCCAGCGTCGTGCCGCTCGACGACCTGGTGTCCATCGTGGACGCCCGCACCGGCTCGGCGGTGCCGCACCACGAGGAGGCCGTGCGGCCGGAGGACTGGCCGACCCGGCCGGCCGGGCGGCGGCTGTCCTTCGTGCTCGCCGACGTGCCGGCGGTCGGCCACGCCCGCATCGACGTCGTCGCCGGGACCGGGCCGGCGGTCGCCGAGGAGCTGGACACCTGGCAGATCGAGAACGAGTACTACCGGGTGAACGTCGACCCGCGCGAGGGCACGCTCACGTCCATCTTCGACAAGCGGGCCGGGCGCGAGCTGGTCAACGCCGCCGGCTACGCGGGCATGAACCAGTACGTGCACGAGCGGTACTCCACCGCGCCGCACGTCAACCACCTCTCCGGCCACATCGAGGCCCCGCGGGGGACCTTGCCCTGCTGGCCGGCCGCTCGATCGGCCGCCGCGCCTCGCTGCTGCGCGCGGTCCGCACGGCCGTGGGGGAGACCCTCGAGATCGAGCTGGACGCCGACGGCGCGCGCTGGCTGCGCACCACCGTCACGCTCACCGCGGGCGTGGCCCGGGTCGACATCACCAACCGCCTGTACAAGGACGGCGCGCCGGCCAAGGAGAGCGTCTTCTTCGCGTTCCCCTTCGCGATGCCGGCACCGGTCGCCTGGGAGCTGA